A window of the Helianthus annuus cultivar XRQ/B chromosome 4, HanXRQr2.0-SUNRISE, whole genome shotgun sequence genome harbors these coding sequences:
- the LOC110916147 gene encoding late embryogenesis abundant protein At5g17165: MATTGSQSRRIANRFITQIRSTVIPNLILRRGLHVSYDKNIDDQVRPSVVPEEAVTRTEPEKYWAPHPKTGVFGPADEQKPGGSEPAAKDGSVLEEKTFFRPLENLDKPTPS; the protein is encoded by the exons ATGGCCACCACTGGTTCGCAAAGCCGGAGAATCGCAAACCGATTCATCACTCAGATCCGTAGTACTGTTATTCCAAATCTCATTCTCAG GAGGGGGTTGCATGTATCTTACGATAAGAACATAGATGATCAGGTCCGTCCATCAGTGGTCCCAGAAGAAGCGGTTACCCGAACGGAACCAGAAAAGTACTGGGCACCACACCCAAAGACCGGGGTGTTTGGGCCAGCAGATGAGCAAAAGCCAGGTGGCTCTGAGCCAGCAGCAAAGGATGGTTCGGTGTTGGAGGAAAAGACTTTTTTCCGTCCACTTGAGAACTTGGATAAACCGACTCCCTCGTGA